In a single window of the Silurus meridionalis isolate SWU-2019-XX chromosome 8, ASM1480568v1, whole genome shotgun sequence genome:
- the slc5a6b gene encoding solute carrier family 5 member 6 isoform X2, producing MDSTGQKYFSAIDFVLFALLLVASMAIGLYYALSGGQQRTTQEFLLADRSMRCLPLSLSLMASFQSAVAIVGTPAEIYTNGTQYWFIGCAYILGLLIPAHIFIPVFYRLHLTSVYQYLELRFSKAVRICGTVTFIFQMVIYMGVGIYTPALALNTVTGFHLWGTVLATGLVCTIYTALGGLKAVIWTDVFQTVVMFAGQLAVIIVGVQQAGGLSEVWRKVTEGGLISAIDLNPDPTVRHTFWTLGFGGVFLMLSLYGVNQTQVQRYLSSRTEKEAVMSCYMVFPCLQVALGLSCLMGIVMFACYSGNSALDQLYIKSKDQMVLYFVMDMLQDIPGLPGLFVACLFSASLSTISSALNSLATVTMEDFIKPQYPAISEAKATILSKMLAFSYGLLCLAMAYAIHLMNSSVLQVALSIFGMVGGPLLGLFCLGIFFPWANSTGAVTGLVAGLIIAFWIGIGGFVAQMSCTATWCPHNVTYPVSTGNMTMTTVTSLIPAATPKPSKPDGLYGFYSLSYMWYSALNSTVVILIGLLVSLITGPMKKRDVTEGTVYPLLNNICFNFQFLLKTKPCCGSTPAHRITAYCEQMNGVAKPERDIGTEEEIETFLPLSNKSYLEKETSV from the exons ATGGACAGCACTGGACAGAAGTACTTCAGTGCTATTGACTTTGTGTTATTTGCCCTGCTCCTGGTTGCGTCCATGGCCATAGGGCTGTATTATGCCCTTTCTGGAGGACAGCAAAGGACCACACAGGAGTTTCTGTTGGCTGACCGGAGTATGAGGTGCCTGCCCCTTTCCCTCTCCCTCATGGCTTCGTTCCAGTCTGCTGTTGCAATAGTGGGGACGCCAGCAGAGATCTACACCAATGGCACACAGTATTGGTTTATTGGCTGCGCTTATATCCTAGGGCTCCTGATCCCAGCCCACATCTTCATTCCGGTGTTCTACAGACTCCATCTCACTAGTGTTTATCAG TATCTGGAACTACGTTTCTCTAAAGCAGTCCGAATTTGTGGGACGGTGACCTTCATTTTTCAGATG GTTATTTATATGGGTGTCGGAATATATACTCCAGCTCTCGCACTAAATAcag TTACTGGTTTTCACTTGTGGGGAACAGTATTAGCAACTGGATTGGTGTGCACAATATACACAGCACTG GGTGGATTAAAAGCAGTCATCTGGACAGACGTTTTTCAGACTGTGGTGATGTTTGCAGGCCAGCTTGCTGTCATCATAGTGGGGGTGCAGCAGGCTGGGGGTCTTTCTGAGGTTTGGCGGAAAGTCACAGAGGGAGGCTTGATCTCTGCCATTGA TCTAAATCCTGACCCGACTGTGAGACACACCTTCTGGACGTTGGGGTTTGGTGGTGTTTTTCTGATGCTCTCTCTATATGGTGTGAACCAAACGCAAGTGCAGAGGTACCTTAGCTCTCGCACAGAAAAAGAGGCTGTAAT GTCATGCTACATGGTGTTTCCATGTCTTCAGGTTGCTTTGGGTCTAAGCTGTCTGATGGGGATTGTTATGTTTGCATGTTACAGTGGGAACAGTGCATTAGACCAACTGTATATCAAATCTAAAGATCAg ATGGTCCTATACTTTGTCATGGACATGCTGCAAGATATTCCTGGACTGCCTGGACTGTTTGTTGCATGCTTATTCAGTGCATCTCTAAG TACAATATCCTCAGCTCTCAATTCTTTGGCTACAGTAACAATGGAGGATTTTATTAAGCCACAGTATCCCGCTATATCAGAAGCTAAAGCCACCATACTGTCCAAGATGCTTG CCTTTTCATATGGCCTTTTATGCCTTGCTATGGCCTATGCTATCCATTTGATGAACAGTTCTGTTTTACAG GTAGCTCTCAGTATCTTTGGAATGGTAGGCGGTCCCTTGCTGGGGCTTTTCTGTCTTGGCATATTTTTCCCTTGGGCCAATAGCACC GGTGCAGTAACAGGACTTGTTGCTGGGCTCATCATAGCCTTCTGGATTGGCATTGGTGGATTTGTGGCTCAGATGTCATGCACTGCCACTTGGTGTCCACATAACGTCACTTATCCAGTATCAACAGGAAATATGACCATGACTACAGTGACATCACTAATACCTGCAGCCACTCCTAAACCGAG TAAACCTGATGGGCTGTATGGCTTCTATTCCCTTTCATACATGTGGTACAGTGCTCTCAACTCCACTGTTGTGATCCTTATTGGACTTCTTGTCAGTCTAATCACAG GTCCAATGAAGAAAAGAGACGTAACAGAAGGCACTGTTTACCCTCTACTGAATAACATATGTTTTAACTTTCAATTTCTGCTGAAAACCAAGCCTTGCTGCGGCTCAACTCCAGCGCACAGG ATTACTGCTTATTGTGAACAAATGAATGGTGTTGCCAAGCCAGAGAGAGACATTGGAACAGAGGAAGAAATAGAGACATTTTTGCCACTTAGCAATAAATCTTATTTAGAGAAGGAAACCTCAGTGTAA
- the slc5a6b gene encoding solute carrier family 5 member 6 isoform X1: MPSPNLLSMDSTGQKYFSAIDFVLFALLLVASMAIGLYYALSGGQQRTTQEFLLADRSMRCLPLSLSLMASFQSAVAIVGTPAEIYTNGTQYWFIGCAYILGLLIPAHIFIPVFYRLHLTSVYQYLELRFSKAVRICGTVTFIFQMVIYMGVGIYTPALALNTVTGFHLWGTVLATGLVCTIYTALGGLKAVIWTDVFQTVVMFAGQLAVIIVGVQQAGGLSEVWRKVTEGGLISAIDLNPDPTVRHTFWTLGFGGVFLMLSLYGVNQTQVQRYLSSRTEKEAVMSCYMVFPCLQVALGLSCLMGIVMFACYSGNSALDQLYIKSKDQMVLYFVMDMLQDIPGLPGLFVACLFSASLSTISSALNSLATVTMEDFIKPQYPAISEAKATILSKMLAFSYGLLCLAMAYAIHLMNSSVLQVALSIFGMVGGPLLGLFCLGIFFPWANSTGAVTGLVAGLIIAFWIGIGGFVAQMSCTATWCPHNVTYPVSTGNMTMTTVTSLIPAATPKPSKPDGLYGFYSLSYMWYSALNSTVVILIGLLVSLITGPMKKRDVTEGTVYPLLNNICFNFQFLLKTKPCCGSTPAHRITAYCEQMNGVAKPERDIGTEEEIETFLPLSNKSYLEKETSV, from the exons ATGCCAAG CCCTAACCTTCTCAGCATGGACAGCACTGGACAGAAGTACTTCAGTGCTATTGACTTTGTGTTATTTGCCCTGCTCCTGGTTGCGTCCATGGCCATAGGGCTGTATTATGCCCTTTCTGGAGGACAGCAAAGGACCACACAGGAGTTTCTGTTGGCTGACCGGAGTATGAGGTGCCTGCCCCTTTCCCTCTCCCTCATGGCTTCGTTCCAGTCTGCTGTTGCAATAGTGGGGACGCCAGCAGAGATCTACACCAATGGCACACAGTATTGGTTTATTGGCTGCGCTTATATCCTAGGGCTCCTGATCCCAGCCCACATCTTCATTCCGGTGTTCTACAGACTCCATCTCACTAGTGTTTATCAG TATCTGGAACTACGTTTCTCTAAAGCAGTCCGAATTTGTGGGACGGTGACCTTCATTTTTCAGATG GTTATTTATATGGGTGTCGGAATATATACTCCAGCTCTCGCACTAAATAcag TTACTGGTTTTCACTTGTGGGGAACAGTATTAGCAACTGGATTGGTGTGCACAATATACACAGCACTG GGTGGATTAAAAGCAGTCATCTGGACAGACGTTTTTCAGACTGTGGTGATGTTTGCAGGCCAGCTTGCTGTCATCATAGTGGGGGTGCAGCAGGCTGGGGGTCTTTCTGAGGTTTGGCGGAAAGTCACAGAGGGAGGCTTGATCTCTGCCATTGA TCTAAATCCTGACCCGACTGTGAGACACACCTTCTGGACGTTGGGGTTTGGTGGTGTTTTTCTGATGCTCTCTCTATATGGTGTGAACCAAACGCAAGTGCAGAGGTACCTTAGCTCTCGCACAGAAAAAGAGGCTGTAAT GTCATGCTACATGGTGTTTCCATGTCTTCAGGTTGCTTTGGGTCTAAGCTGTCTGATGGGGATTGTTATGTTTGCATGTTACAGTGGGAACAGTGCATTAGACCAACTGTATATCAAATCTAAAGATCAg ATGGTCCTATACTTTGTCATGGACATGCTGCAAGATATTCCTGGACTGCCTGGACTGTTTGTTGCATGCTTATTCAGTGCATCTCTAAG TACAATATCCTCAGCTCTCAATTCTTTGGCTACAGTAACAATGGAGGATTTTATTAAGCCACAGTATCCCGCTATATCAGAAGCTAAAGCCACCATACTGTCCAAGATGCTTG CCTTTTCATATGGCCTTTTATGCCTTGCTATGGCCTATGCTATCCATTTGATGAACAGTTCTGTTTTACAG GTAGCTCTCAGTATCTTTGGAATGGTAGGCGGTCCCTTGCTGGGGCTTTTCTGTCTTGGCATATTTTTCCCTTGGGCCAATAGCACC GGTGCAGTAACAGGACTTGTTGCTGGGCTCATCATAGCCTTCTGGATTGGCATTGGTGGATTTGTGGCTCAGATGTCATGCACTGCCACTTGGTGTCCACATAACGTCACTTATCCAGTATCAACAGGAAATATGACCATGACTACAGTGACATCACTAATACCTGCAGCCACTCCTAAACCGAG TAAACCTGATGGGCTGTATGGCTTCTATTCCCTTTCATACATGTGGTACAGTGCTCTCAACTCCACTGTTGTGATCCTTATTGGACTTCTTGTCAGTCTAATCACAG GTCCAATGAAGAAAAGAGACGTAACAGAAGGCACTGTTTACCCTCTACTGAATAACATATGTTTTAACTTTCAATTTCTGCTGAAAACCAAGCCTTGCTGCGGCTCAACTCCAGCGCACAGG ATTACTGCTTATTGTGAACAAATGAATGGTGTTGCCAAGCCAGAGAGAGACATTGGAACAGAGGAAGAAATAGAGACATTTTTGCCACTTAGCAATAAATCTTATTTAGAGAAGGAAACCTCAGTGTAA
- the slc5a6b gene encoding solute carrier family 5 member 6 isoform X3 gives MPSPNLLSMDSTGQKYFSAIDFVLFALLLVASMAIGLYYALSGGQQRTTQEFLLADRSMRCLPLSLSLMASFQSAVAIVGTPAEIYTNGTQYWFIGCAYILGLLIPAHIFIPVFYRLHLTSVYQYLELRFSKAVRICGTVTFIFQMVIYMGVGIYTPALALNTVTGFHLWGTVLATGLVCTIYTALGGLKAVIWTDVFQTVVMFAGQLAVIIVGVQQAGGLSEVWRKVTEGGLISAIDLNPDPTVRHTFWTLGFGGVFLMLSLYGVNQTQVQRYLSSRTEKEAVIGNSALDQLYIKSKDQMVLYFVMDMLQDIPGLPGLFVACLFSASLSTISSALNSLATVTMEDFIKPQYPAISEAKATILSKMLAFSYGLLCLAMAYAIHLMNSSVLQVALSIFGMVGGPLLGLFCLGIFFPWANSTGAVTGLVAGLIIAFWIGIGGFVAQMSCTATWCPHNVTYPVSTGNMTMTTVTSLIPAATPKPSKPDGLYGFYSLSYMWYSALNSTVVILIGLLVSLITGPMKKRDVTEGTVYPLLNNICFNFQFLLKTKPCCGSTPAHRITAYCEQMNGVAKPERDIGTEEEIETFLPLSNKSYLEKETSV, from the exons ATGCCAAG CCCTAACCTTCTCAGCATGGACAGCACTGGACAGAAGTACTTCAGTGCTATTGACTTTGTGTTATTTGCCCTGCTCCTGGTTGCGTCCATGGCCATAGGGCTGTATTATGCCCTTTCTGGAGGACAGCAAAGGACCACACAGGAGTTTCTGTTGGCTGACCGGAGTATGAGGTGCCTGCCCCTTTCCCTCTCCCTCATGGCTTCGTTCCAGTCTGCTGTTGCAATAGTGGGGACGCCAGCAGAGATCTACACCAATGGCACACAGTATTGGTTTATTGGCTGCGCTTATATCCTAGGGCTCCTGATCCCAGCCCACATCTTCATTCCGGTGTTCTACAGACTCCATCTCACTAGTGTTTATCAG TATCTGGAACTACGTTTCTCTAAAGCAGTCCGAATTTGTGGGACGGTGACCTTCATTTTTCAGATG GTTATTTATATGGGTGTCGGAATATATACTCCAGCTCTCGCACTAAATAcag TTACTGGTTTTCACTTGTGGGGAACAGTATTAGCAACTGGATTGGTGTGCACAATATACACAGCACTG GGTGGATTAAAAGCAGTCATCTGGACAGACGTTTTTCAGACTGTGGTGATGTTTGCAGGCCAGCTTGCTGTCATCATAGTGGGGGTGCAGCAGGCTGGGGGTCTTTCTGAGGTTTGGCGGAAAGTCACAGAGGGAGGCTTGATCTCTGCCATTGA TCTAAATCCTGACCCGACTGTGAGACACACCTTCTGGACGTTGGGGTTTGGTGGTGTTTTTCTGATGCTCTCTCTATATGGTGTGAACCAAACGCAAGTGCAGAGGTACCTTAGCTCTCGCACAGAAAAAGAGGCTGTAAT TGGGAACAGTGCATTAGACCAACTGTATATCAAATCTAAAGATCAg ATGGTCCTATACTTTGTCATGGACATGCTGCAAGATATTCCTGGACTGCCTGGACTGTTTGTTGCATGCTTATTCAGTGCATCTCTAAG TACAATATCCTCAGCTCTCAATTCTTTGGCTACAGTAACAATGGAGGATTTTATTAAGCCACAGTATCCCGCTATATCAGAAGCTAAAGCCACCATACTGTCCAAGATGCTTG CCTTTTCATATGGCCTTTTATGCCTTGCTATGGCCTATGCTATCCATTTGATGAACAGTTCTGTTTTACAG GTAGCTCTCAGTATCTTTGGAATGGTAGGCGGTCCCTTGCTGGGGCTTTTCTGTCTTGGCATATTTTTCCCTTGGGCCAATAGCACC GGTGCAGTAACAGGACTTGTTGCTGGGCTCATCATAGCCTTCTGGATTGGCATTGGTGGATTTGTGGCTCAGATGTCATGCACTGCCACTTGGTGTCCACATAACGTCACTTATCCAGTATCAACAGGAAATATGACCATGACTACAGTGACATCACTAATACCTGCAGCCACTCCTAAACCGAG TAAACCTGATGGGCTGTATGGCTTCTATTCCCTTTCATACATGTGGTACAGTGCTCTCAACTCCACTGTTGTGATCCTTATTGGACTTCTTGTCAGTCTAATCACAG GTCCAATGAAGAAAAGAGACGTAACAGAAGGCACTGTTTACCCTCTACTGAATAACATATGTTTTAACTTTCAATTTCTGCTGAAAACCAAGCCTTGCTGCGGCTCAACTCCAGCGCACAGG ATTACTGCTTATTGTGAACAAATGAATGGTGTTGCCAAGCCAGAGAGAGACATTGGAACAGAGGAAGAAATAGAGACATTTTTGCCACTTAGCAATAAATCTTATTTAGAGAAGGAAACCTCAGTGTAA
- the cenpo gene encoding centromere protein O, which produces MEHVRQKGVFDHLLMLERTEAAGPKGHQKARLEELQTTAAKIRAKRDRIRAETSTIKNLKEKMDQGLPLDDATEDLVQFEKYLLTSQRTQLKDLQTAHRLIAGFNLVESKKGKSVCVAFHTAFEGVCLETYNMEVNLTRMVHISRHNIPSYIPLEKLAKQSLQTDFKGFLQTLNLHLNALAGRKQQISLIKELLGTVEVIEKNQLCNFLAFVCKVPSESEEAVLCTLEYGDLTRCLPTQVVIDAENKTLIESPQWKENHVLLKETPVHSALLTMRKLGSIL; this is translated from the exons ATGGAACACGTACGACAAAAAG GTGTGTTTGACCATCTGCTGATGTTGGAGAGGACAGAAGCAGCAGGACCGAAAGGGCATCAGAAGGCACGTCTGGAGGAACTTCAGACGACAGCAGCAAAAATTCGTGCAAAGAGAGACAGAATCCGGGCAGAAACATCCACTATCAAG AATCTAAAAGAGAAAATGGACCAGGGGCTGCCACTGGATGATGCAACTGAAGACCTTGTTCAATTTGAAAAATATCTCCTGACATCCCAGCGTACACAGCTTAAGGACCTTCAAACTGCCCATCGACTCATTG ctGGATTCAACCTGGTGGAGAGCAAAAAaggcaaaagtgtgtgtgtggcatttcACACTGCCTTCGAGGGTGTTTGCTTGGAAACTTATAACATGGAGGTGAACCTTACCCGCATGGTGCACATCAGCCGTCATAACATCCCTTCATACATCCCACTGGAGAAACTTGCCAAGCAAAGTCTACAGACTGATTTTAAAGGCTTCCTCCAAACTCTGAACCTACACCTCAATGCCCTAGCTGGCCGCAAACAGCAGATTTCTCTTATTAAG GAACTCCTTGGGACAGTAGAAGTTATTGAGAAAAATCAATTGTGCAACTTCCTTGCATTCGTATGCAAAGTCCCATCAGAGAGTGAAGAAGCTGTTCTGTGCACACTCGAGTACGGTGACCTCACCCGATGTCTCCCAACTCAAGTTGTAATTGATGCTGAAA atAAAACACTTATAGAATCTCCACAGTGGAAGGAAAACCATGTCCTGCTCAAGGAGACTCCAGTTCACAGTGCTCTTTTGACAATGAGAAAACTAGGAAGCATTTtgtga
- the tp53i3 gene encoding LOW QUALITY PROTEIN: quinone oxidoreductase PIG3 (The sequence of the model RefSeq protein was modified relative to this genomic sequence to represent the inferred CDS: inserted 1 base in 1 codon), translating into MQAICFKEPGGPENLYLGRVPKPEPKDGEVLVKVYATAVNRADVLQRKGLYQVPPGASEILGLEAAGVVSGFGTGVKSNFKIGDKVMALLSGGGYAQYVAVPEQLLMPVPSHLSLYDAAAIPEAWLTAYQLLHLIAHVKEGESVLIHAGASGVGTAAIQLTRLFCAVPLVTAGNPDKLKVAEKLGAAAAFNYKEGDFSDKVLQFTQGRGVDVILDCIGGSFWEKNVRSLATDGRWVLYGVMGGKAVNGDLLGKLLFKRGHLLSSLLRSRSLQYKAKLVXSFIEQALPHFETTGLPTSLRPIIDTEFNMEDVTKAHRHMEANRNTGKIIIKISDT; encoded by the exons aTGCAGGCAATATGTTTCAAAGAACCAGGTGGTCCAGAGAATCTGTATTTAGGGCGAGTCCCTAAACCTGAACCTAAAGATGGTGAAGTCCTTGTTAAAGTCTATGCAACAGCTgtaaacagggctgatgtgttACAG AGAAAAGGTCTTTACCAAGTACCTCCAGGAGCAAGTGAGATCCTTGGCCTGGAGGCTGCAGGGGTGGTCAGTGGTTTTGGCACTGGAGTCAAGAGCAATTTTAAAATAGGCGATAAGGTCATGGCCTTGCTTTCTGGAGGAGGATATGCACAGTATGTTGCTGTGCCTGAGCAACTTCTCATGCCAGTCCCTTCACATCTCTCACTATATGATGCTGCAGCAATCCCAGAAGCCTGGCTGACTGCTTACCAACTTCTGCACTTAATAG CCCATGTAAAGGAAGGAGAGTCAGTGTTAATTCACGCTGGAGCTAGCGGTGTAGGCACTGCAGCCATTCAGCTTACTCGTTTGTTTTGTGCTGTTCCACTTGTGACTGCTGGAAACCCTGATAAGTTAAAGGTGGCAGAAAAACTAGGTGCAGCAGCTGCATTCAACTACAAAGAAGGCGATTTCTCTGATAAGGTTCTGCAGTTCACTCAAG GCAGGGGGGTTGATGTCATCCTTGACTGCATAGGTGGAtctttttgggaaaaaaatgtgcGTAGTTTGGCTACGGATGGAAGATGGGTGCTCTATGGTGTTATGGGGGGGAAAGCAGTGAATGGAGACTTGCTTGGCAAGCTTTTATTTAAGCGTGGCCACCTTCTCAGCAGTCTCCTCAGGTCACGGAGTCTACAA TATAAAGCTAAACTAG AGAGCTTCATTGAGCAGGCTTTGCCACACTTTGAGACAACAGGCCTTCCCACATCACTGAGGCCAATAATCGACACAGAGTTCAACATGGAAGACGTTACTAAGGCACACAGACACATGGAGGCCAACAGAAATACTGGAAAAATCATAATCAAGATTTCAGATACTTGA
- the dnajc5gb gene encoding dnaJ (Hsp40) homolog, subfamily C, member 5 gamma b isoform X1 — MLACISSRAHFTVDSGTAHFLVQCLEVAILVRSVLSISLKKWHSEHLKAFQPRPEELLIISVTCVWSALRMTEPNKPQRKLSTSGDSLYKTLGLQKGASSDDIKKAYRKLALRYHPDKNPDNPEAAEKFKEINNANSILNDENKRRIYDEYGSMGLYVADQFGDDSVKYYVLMSKCWFKTLIICTMIFTCCCCFCCCCFCCGKCGSKEEEEEYFYVDPEQLEAQMTEEQNKGNPTVIIGQPVPSAAPEDSSHRPVIIGMPIPSSDTMTQ, encoded by the exons ATGTTAGCCTGCATTTCCTCACGCGCTCATTTCACTGTGGATTCCGGAACAGCACACTTCCTGGTACAGTGTTTAGAAGTCGCGATTTTAGTACGTTCAGTGTTGAGCATTAGCTTAAAAAAATGGCATTCAGAACATCTTAAGGCATTTCAACCCAGGCCAGAAGAGCTCTTAATAATCTCGGTTACGTGTGTGTGGAGCG CTTTAAGGATGACTGAGCCAAACAAACCTCAGCGGAAACTGTCCACATCAGGAGACAGTTTATACAAAACACTGGGCTTGCAAAAAGGAGCTTCATCTGATGACATTAAAAAGGCATATCG GAAACTTGCACTCCGGTATCACCCAGACAAGAACCCAGACAACCCAGAGGCTGCCGAAAAGTTTAAGGAGATCAACAATGCCAACTCCATTCTTAATGATGAGAACAAACGGCGGATCTATGACGAATATGGCTCCATGGGCCTTTATGTTGCTGACCAGTTTGGAGACGATAGTGTTAAATACTACGTCCTTATGTCTAAATGTTGGTTCAAG ACACTGATTATCTGTACCATGATTTTCACTTGCTGCTGttgcttctgctgctgctgtttctgcTGCGGGAAATGTGGCTcaaaagaggaagaggaggagtatTTCTATGTGGATCCCGAGCAACTTGAAGCCCAAATGACTGAAGAGCAAAACAAAG GGAATCCAACGGTTATCATTGGACAGCCAGTTCCCTCGGCAGCACCTGAAGATTCAT CACACAGACCAGTGATCATAGGCATGCCCATTCCTAGCTCTGACACCATGACTCAGTAA
- the dnajc5gb gene encoding dnaJ (Hsp40) homolog, subfamily C, member 5 gamma b isoform X2, giving the protein MTEPNKPQRKLSTSGDSLYKTLGLQKGASSDDIKKAYRKLALRYHPDKNPDNPEAAEKFKEINNANSILNDENKRRIYDEYGSMGLYVADQFGDDSVKYYVLMSKCWFKTLIICTMIFTCCCCFCCCCFCCGKCGSKEEEEEYFYVDPEQLEAQMTEEQNKGNPTVIIGQPVPSAAPEDSSHRPVIIGMPIPSSDTMTQ; this is encoded by the exons ATGACTGAGCCAAACAAACCTCAGCGGAAACTGTCCACATCAGGAGACAGTTTATACAAAACACTGGGCTTGCAAAAAGGAGCTTCATCTGATGACATTAAAAAGGCATATCG GAAACTTGCACTCCGGTATCACCCAGACAAGAACCCAGACAACCCAGAGGCTGCCGAAAAGTTTAAGGAGATCAACAATGCCAACTCCATTCTTAATGATGAGAACAAACGGCGGATCTATGACGAATATGGCTCCATGGGCCTTTATGTTGCTGACCAGTTTGGAGACGATAGTGTTAAATACTACGTCCTTATGTCTAAATGTTGGTTCAAG ACACTGATTATCTGTACCATGATTTTCACTTGCTGCTGttgcttctgctgctgctgtttctgcTGCGGGAAATGTGGCTcaaaagaggaagaggaggagtatTTCTATGTGGATCCCGAGCAACTTGAAGCCCAAATGACTGAAGAGCAAAACAAAG GGAATCCAACGGTTATCATTGGACAGCCAGTTCCCTCGGCAGCACCTGAAGATTCAT CACACAGACCAGTGATCATAGGCATGCCCATTCCTAGCTCTGACACCATGACTCAGTAA